One window from the genome of Thermodesulfobacteriota bacterium encodes:
- a CDS encoding hemolysin family protein yields the protein MQELLGEGLLILFLILLNGYLAGTEIAVVTARKSKVQELAASGKKNAHILLKLKENPDRFLATIQIGITGVSALASAVGGVAAVEVIKPALQMVPIGTISLAAEPIAIGIVVILITYVSVILGELVPKSVALAHPETIGLWTARPIEAFSKVASLFVRVLTFSTSLVLAPFGRKPFSERAYITEEEVKLLIKEAGKHGIFEPTEEKILQSVFEFADMSVKEVMVPDTQMVAIQIDRSPSEILALIEEEQFSRYPVYGKELNDIRGILNAKDFLTLYGKTGEVDLRKILRPPFFVPETMNISLLLKEMQKRRTHMALVVDEYGGISGLVTIEDLLEEIVGEIRDEHDTESPVIPLKDGTFLIDPSITLRDLKEDYQIVLPESPEYETLGGFLMSALQKIPSVGEALEVEGKRFRIVEMVGQRISKVKMERLPGPGSES from the coding sequence ATGCAAGAACTCCTCGGAGAAGGGCTCCTGATCCTCTTCTTGATCCTCCTCAACGGCTACCTTGCGGGCACTGAAATCGCTGTCGTCACCGCCCGAAAAAGCAAGGTTCAGGAATTGGCGGCCAGCGGGAAGAAAAATGCCCATATCCTGCTCAAACTGAAGGAAAATCCCGACCGATTTCTGGCCACGATTCAGATCGGCATCACCGGGGTGAGCGCCCTTGCTTCGGCGGTCGGGGGGGTGGCTGCCGTCGAGGTGATCAAACCTGCCCTCCAGATGGTTCCGATCGGGACGATCTCTCTGGCGGCCGAACCCATCGCCATCGGGATCGTGGTGATCCTCATCACCTACGTCTCGGTCATCCTGGGAGAGCTCGTCCCGAAATCGGTCGCCCTCGCCCATCCCGAGACGATCGGCCTGTGGACCGCAAGGCCCATCGAGGCCTTCTCGAAGGTCGCCTCCCTCTTCGTCAGGGTCCTCACCTTCAGCACCTCCCTGGTCCTTGCCCCGTTCGGCAGAAAACCTTTCAGCGAGAGGGCCTACATCACGGAAGAGGAGGTGAAACTCTTGATCAAAGAGGCCGGCAAACACGGGATCTTCGAACCCACCGAAGAAAAGATCCTCCAGAGCGTCTTCGAGTTCGCCGACATGTCTGTCAAAGAGGTGATGGTCCCGGACACCCAGATGGTGGCCATCCAAATCGACCGATCCCCCAGCGAGATCCTCGCCCTTATCGAGGAAGAACAATTCTCCCGCTATCCCGTTTACGGGAAGGAGCTCAACGACATCCGAGGGATCCTCAACGCGAAAGACTTCCTCACCCTCTACGGCAAGACCGGCGAGGTCGACCTCCGAAAAATTCTGAGGCCCCCTTTTTTCGTGCCGGAGACGATGAACATCAGCCTCCTTTTAAAAGAGATGCAGAAGCGGAGGACTCACATGGCGCTGGTCGTGGACGAATATGGGGGGATCTCCGGGTTGGTGACGATCGAAGACCTCCTGGAGGAGATCGTGGGGGAGATCCGGGACGAACATGACACTGAAAGCCCGGTGATCCCGTTGAAAGACGGGACCTTCCTGATCGATCCCTCCATCACCCTCAGGGATTTGAAAGAAGACTATCAGATCGTCTTGCCTGAATCTCCGGAGTATGAAACCTTGGGTGGATTTCTCATGTCTGCCCTGCAAAAAATACCGAGCGTTGGAGAGGCCCTCGAGGTGGAAGGAAAACGGTTTCGCATCGTTGAAATGGTGGGTCAGCGGATCTCCAAGGTCAAAATGGAGAGGCTACCGGGCCCCGGGTCGGAGAGTTAG
- a CDS encoding LL-diaminopimelate aminotransferase encodes MEKAKRIQQIPPYLFAQIDQKKAEMKQKGMDLIDLGVGDPDLSTPQPIIERMKEAIQDPKNHHYPSYEGMIEFRTAAARWFERRFGVRFDPTTEVLTLIGTKEGIAHLPLAFVDPGDYVLVPSPGYPVYRVATLFAGGTPYFMPLLKENGFLPKLSEIPEEVAGRAKLLFLNYPNNPTAAIAEKPFFEEVVAFAKRYGIIVCHDAAYSELAFDGYRPLSFFQIDGAREVGIEFHSLSKTFNMTGWRIGFAVGNPDIVSGLGRVKTNIDSGLFQAIQEAGIEALSRYETPIPELMRIYEGRRDLMVKGLQEIGLEVDPPKATFYLWIKVPRGYTSSQFATLLIEQAGIVATPGNGFGEAGEGYIRMALTVAEPRLQEAIERLKRVRF; translated from the coding sequence ATCGAAAAGGCGAAACGGATCCAACAGATCCCCCCTTATCTCTTCGCCCAGATCGACCAGAAGAAAGCGGAGATGAAGCAGAAGGGAATGGATTTAATCGACCTGGGCGTGGGAGACCCCGATCTTTCAACCCCGCAGCCCATCATCGAACGCATGAAAGAAGCGATCCAGGATCCTAAAAACCACCACTATCCCTCTTATGAGGGGATGATCGAGTTCAGAACCGCAGCGGCCCGGTGGTTCGAAAGGAGGTTCGGCGTCCGATTCGATCCCACGACCGAAGTGCTCACCCTCATCGGCACCAAAGAGGGCATCGCCCATCTCCCCTTGGCCTTCGTCGATCCAGGAGATTACGTCCTCGTTCCAAGCCCGGGTTATCCGGTCTATCGGGTGGCCACCCTCTTTGCGGGGGGCACCCCCTATTTCATGCCCCTCCTCAAAGAGAACGGGTTCCTCCCCAAACTCTCCGAAATTCCAGAAGAGGTGGCCGGGCGGGCCAAACTCCTCTTCCTCAACTATCCCAACAACCCGACCGCCGCCATCGCCGAGAAACCTTTCTTCGAGGAGGTGGTGGCCTTTGCCAAACGATACGGGATCATCGTCTGCCACGATGCCGCCTACTCGGAACTGGCCTTCGATGGGTACCGCCCCCTCAGCTTCTTCCAGATCGATGGAGCCAGAGAGGTGGGAATCGAGTTTCACAGCCTCTCCAAAACATTCAATATGACCGGCTGGAGGATCGGCTTTGCCGTGGGCAACCCGGACATTGTCTCGGGGTTGGGACGGGTCAAGACCAATATCGATTCAGGCCTCTTTCAGGCCATCCAAGAGGCCGGGATCGAAGCCTTGAGTCGCTATGAGACACCCATCCCCGAGCTCATGCGAATTTACGAAGGCCGAAGGGACCTCATGGTCAAGGGCCTTCAGGAGATCGGCCTGGAGGTGGACCCTCCCAAGGCCACCTTCTACCTCTGGATCAAAGTCCCTCGGGGATATACCTCCTCCCAGTTTGCAACCCTCTTGATCGAACAGGCCGGGATCGTCGCCACGCCGGGAAATGGCTTTGGGGAGGCTGGAGAGGGTTACATCCGTATGGCCTTGACCGTAGCGGAGCCAAGGCTTCAAGAAGCCATCGAACGTCTCAAACGGGTCCGCTTTTGA
- the bamD gene encoding outer membrane protein assembly factor BamD: protein MVEILRSRKRVRSQPIAPPIALLFLLLLSLWTGCASQGKDLKTIKGDPELLYRQGLERFNKRDYAAALEIFNQIKSTFPDSPPYTQWAEIKVGDCHFFKKEYVEAIAAYEEFKKTRPTHEDIPYVLFQIGMSYFHQMRSHDRDQTFTKKALANFEYLVANTPPSLFTEKALEKIELCKKQLADHEFYIGSFYFKQGRFQAAASRFEGLLENYPKWVEAEKTLYLLGRCYLELDQWEKARVIFTRLVEEYPKSPHAKEARTFLNQSEERGRLLQKGKAKEAKRKEKIESFSLVKYEEEGRRPLAFERTPVAVSKKETSPPPSKRRTERTVPRGEERELAPPKKEEDGKGTKEALKIDLKPEEERRVAALPPPGLRPEPKETSLPEREAKPGSRELPLEGMGEPIDITSDRVESFSKENRILFKGNVVARQKDVVIYSDSLEALILDGGKGIDKVIAGGNVKIQQGARMASSEKAVFHNRDQKIFLSGDPKMWEGENMVTGEEIVFDLAKNRVEVRGGPGGRGKVRVLPGGEMPIPK from the coding sequence ATGGTCGAAATCTTGCGATCCAGAAAACGGGTTCGTTCGCAACCCATCGCTCCGCCGATCGCCCTTCTCTTTCTCCTCCTCCTCAGCCTTTGGACCGGTTGCGCGAGCCAGGGAAAAGATCTTAAGACGATCAAGGGGGACCCCGAACTCCTCTATCGACAGGGGCTGGAGCGTTTCAACAAGAGGGATTACGCCGCAGCCCTGGAGATCTTCAATCAGATCAAATCGACCTTTCCCGACAGCCCGCCCTACACCCAATGGGCGGAGATCAAAGTCGGGGATTGCCACTTTTTCAAAAAGGAGTATGTGGAGGCCATCGCCGCCTACGAAGAGTTTAAAAAGACTCGTCCAACCCACGAAGACATCCCCTACGTCCTTTTTCAGATCGGGATGTCCTATTTCCACCAGATGCGGAGCCACGATCGGGATCAAACGTTCACCAAGAAGGCCCTTGCCAATTTCGAATATTTAGTGGCCAACACCCCCCCCAGCCTCTTCACCGAAAAGGCCCTCGAGAAGATCGAGCTCTGCAAGAAGCAGCTGGCCGATCATGAATTCTACATCGGTTCGTTCTATTTCAAGCAAGGGAGATTTCAGGCCGCGGCCTCCCGTTTCGAAGGCCTTTTGGAGAACTATCCCAAGTGGGTGGAGGCGGAAAAGACCCTCTACCTCCTCGGAAGATGTTATCTCGAACTCGACCAGTGGGAGAAGGCGAGGGTGATTTTTACAAGGCTCGTGGAGGAATATCCTAAAAGCCCCCACGCCAAAGAGGCCAGGACCTTTCTGAATCAATCGGAGGAGAGAGGCCGCCTCCTTCAAAAAGGAAAGGCGAAAGAGGCAAAGAGGAAGGAGAAGATCGAATCTTTCTCCCTCGTCAAGTACGAAGAAGAGGGAAGGCGACCCCTTGCCTTCGAAAGAACCCCGGTGGCTGTCTCCAAAAAGGAGACTTCTCCTCCCCCTTCCAAGCGACGAACCGAACGGACGGTTCCCCGAGGGGAGGAGAGGGAGCTCGCCCCGCCTAAAAAAGAGGAAGACGGAAAGGGGACGAAAGAGGCTTTGAAGATAGACCTTAAGCCCGAGGAGGAAAGGCGGGTGGCTGCCCTTCCACCTCCCGGGTTGCGGCCCGAACCGAAAGAGACGAGCCTGCCGGAGAGGGAGGCTAAACCGGGGTCAAGAGAGCTTCCCTTGGAGGGGATGGGAGAGCCCATCGACATCACCTCGGACCGCGTCGAGAGCTTTTCGAAGGAGAATCGGATCCTCTTCAAGGGGAATGTCGTCGCCCGGCAGAAGGACGTGGTGATCTATTCCGATTCGCTCGAAGCCCTGATCCTCGACGGTGGAAAGGGGATCGACAAGGTGATTGCCGGTGGGAACGTTAAGATTCAGCAGGGAGCCCGGATGGCCAGCTCGGAGAAGGCCGTTTTTCACAATCGAGATCAGAAGATCTTTCTCTCGGGAGATCCGAAGATGTGGGAAGGAGAGAATATGGTCACGGGCGAGGAGATCGTCTTCGATCTCGCCAAGAATCGGGTCGAGGTCCGGGGTGGGCCGGGGGGCAGGGGAAAGGTGAGGGTCCTGCCGGGTGGCGAAATGCCCATTCCCAAATAA
- the ffh gene encoding signal recognition particle protein: protein MFDSLSSKLESIFKKLRGHGKLTEQNIQEALKEVRVALLEADVNFKVVKDFIQSVQARAIGQEVMESLTPAQQMIKIVKEELTHLMGGQEQRIQLSGSPPVPILLVGLHGCGKTTTAAKLARYFQQMKKRPYLVPADVYRPAAIEQLQRLGEELKVDFYRPGPSQTPVEICLKAREAALKGGYDLMLVDTAGRLHIDEALMLELKEIKTQLKPREVLLVADAMTGQDAVNVAKSFNERLGIDGIILTKMDGDARGGAALSIKAVTQKPIKFVGVGEKLDALEIFHPDRMASRILGMGDILTLIEKAEAAFDEKQAKEIERKIRKDAFTLEDFRDQLRQIRKMGSLESILSMIPGLPKRMKGLAGLEIDEKELGRVEAIINSMTPEERANYTIINGSRRLRIAAGSGTSVQEVNRLLKQYAQARKMMKQFTKLSGKGMGRGRMPFFS, encoded by the coding sequence ATGTTCGATAGTCTCTCGTCAAAATTGGAGTCCATTTTTAAGAAGCTCCGGGGCCACGGAAAATTGACGGAGCAGAATATTCAGGAGGCCCTCAAAGAGGTGAGGGTCGCCCTTCTCGAAGCCGATGTAAATTTTAAGGTGGTGAAAGACTTCATCCAGTCCGTCCAGGCCAGGGCGATCGGCCAGGAGGTGATGGAGAGCCTGACGCCCGCACAGCAGATGATCAAGATCGTCAAGGAGGAATTGACCCATTTGATGGGCGGCCAGGAGCAGAGGATTCAGCTTTCCGGAAGCCCGCCCGTGCCGATCCTGCTGGTCGGACTGCACGGTTGCGGCAAGACGACCACTGCGGCCAAACTGGCCCGCTACTTCCAACAGATGAAGAAACGGCCCTACCTCGTCCCCGCAGATGTCTATCGGCCCGCAGCGATCGAGCAGCTTCAGAGATTGGGCGAGGAACTCAAGGTCGATTTTTACCGGCCGGGGCCCTCCCAAACCCCCGTCGAGATCTGCCTCAAGGCGAGGGAGGCAGCCCTTAAAGGTGGGTACGATCTGATGCTGGTCGATACGGCTGGGAGACTCCACATCGATGAAGCCCTCATGCTCGAATTGAAGGAGATCAAGACCCAACTCAAACCGAGGGAGGTCCTCCTCGTCGCCGATGCCATGACCGGGCAGGATGCCGTCAATGTGGCCAAAAGTTTCAATGAACGGCTGGGGATCGACGGGATCATCCTTACCAAAATGGACGGGGATGCCCGGGGAGGGGCCGCCCTTTCGATCAAGGCCGTGACCCAGAAGCCGATCAAATTTGTCGGGGTGGGCGAGAAGCTCGATGCCCTTGAGATCTTCCACCCCGACCGGATGGCCTCCAGGATCTTGGGGATGGGAGATATCCTCACCCTGATCGAGAAGGCCGAGGCCGCCTTCGATGAAAAGCAGGCCAAAGAGATAGAGAGGAAGATTCGAAAGGATGCCTTCACCCTCGAGGACTTTCGGGACCAGTTGCGGCAGATTCGCAAGATGGGCTCTCTCGAATCGATCCTAAGCATGATCCCGGGCCTGCCTAAGAGGATGAAAGGGCTGGCCGGCCTCGAGATCGACGAAAAAGAGCTGGGGAGAGTGGAGGCGATCATCAACTCGATGACCCCCGAGGAGAGGGCCAATTACACGATTATTAACGGGAGCAGGCGTCTCAGGATCGCGGCCGGCAGTGGAACGAGCGTCCAGGAGGTCAACCGCCTCCTCAAACAGTACGCCCAGGCCCGTAAGATGATGAAACAATTCACCAAGCTTAGCGGGAAGGGGATGGGAAGAGGACGCATGCCCTTCTTCTCATAG
- the rpsP gene encoding 30S ribosomal protein S16, whose amino-acid sequence MATSMRLMRFGSKKRPYYRIVVADRRSPRDGRFIEQIGTYDPRKDPAEVRIKEEKAIQWLKRGAQPTPTVRQLLLRSGVTSRLGGEKAA is encoded by the coding sequence ATGGCGACATCGATGAGATTGATGAGGTTTGGCAGCAAGAAGAGACCCTATTACCGGATTGTGGTGGCAGACCGCCGCTCCCCGAGAGATGGGCGTTTCATTGAACAGATCGGAACTTACGATCCTCGAAAGGACCCAGCGGAAGTCCGGATCAAGGAAGAGAAGGCCATCCAATGGCTGAAGCGAGGGGCTCAGCCCACTCCGACCGTCCGTCAGCTTCTGCTCCGCTCAGGGGTCACGAGCAGGCTGGGAGGGGAAAAAGCGGCTTAA
- a CDS encoding KH domain-containing protein: protein MTGKELIEFIAKALVDHPEQVKVSEVEGEKTSVIELSVAKEDLGKIIGKQGRTARAIRVILGAASANLGKRFVLEIIE from the coding sequence ATGACGGGAAAAGAGCTGATCGAGTTTATCGCAAAGGCGTTGGTCGACCATCCGGAGCAGGTCAAGGTTTCTGAAGTGGAGGGCGAGAAGACCTCGGTGATCGAGCTTTCGGTCGCCAAGGAGGATTTGGGGAAGATCATCGGCAAGCAGGGCCGGACGGCGAGGGCGATCCGGGTGATCCTGGGGGCGGCCTCGGCCAATCTGGGGAAACGCTTCGTCCTCGAAATTATCGAATAG